A single genomic interval of Oceanithermus profundus DSM 14977 harbors:
- a CDS encoding DUF1156 domain-containing protein: MEGMVEAPARKKLIEVALPLEDINEAARREKSIRHGHPSTLHLWWARRPLAAARAVIFAQMVDDPSSWPELFDTEEKQHQERERLFGIIRELVKWENTTNEEVLEDARAEIWRSWQRTANEWRKHIEAKKSEISEEEYQRLWELFDPSKLPAFHDPFAGGGALPLEAQRLGLEAYASDLNPVAVLINKAMIEIPPKFAGRPPVNPKAREDAGLFGKDWSGAKGLAEDVRYYGQWMRDEAEKRIGYLYPKVKITPEMVAKRPDLKPYENQELTVIAWLWARTVKSPNPAFAHVEVPLVSSFVLSSKKGKEAWVEPVIEGDSYRFEVRVGEPPEEAKKGTKLGRGAHFKCLLSGSPIEPDYIKSEGRAGRMGARLLAIVVEGNRERVYISPLNEHEAVAKDAKPGWKPDVPIPPDPRALWTPPYGLTTFGDLFTPRQLVALTTFSDLVQEARAKAIEDARKAGLADDSKGLNDGGTGATAYGDAISIFLAFALDKCANLCTSLTSWMSDRGAFRETFARQAIPMVWDYAEANPFSNSGGNFISAITKGSKVIAFLPATVPGIALQKDASIQNLSFNKTISTDPPYFDNIGYADLSDFFYVWLRRSLKGIYPGLFATVATPKAEELVATPYRHGGKDAAEKFFLEGMKKALHNLAEQAHPAFPITIYYAFKQSKTQGGDTSSTGWETFLEAVMQAGLSIDGTWPLNTEGAGRIVARDTNALASSIVLVCRRRPANAAAATRQEFLRALRSELPAALRALQAGNIAPVDLAQASIGPGMAVYTRYREVLAADGSRVSVRDALALINQVLDEVLAEQEGEYDAATRWAVAWFEQSGFGEGEFGTAETLSKAKNIDLDQLVQAGLLKAERGKVRLLRPDELPEEVSAEPTAWEMLHRLIYRLSTAGEKGAGELLAQLGGRAEASRELAYRLYQIAERKGWAQDALGYNALVQSWPEVVKAAQTQKAQAAAPKQEGLYKDGATQNDE, encoded by the coding sequence ATGGAAGGCATGGTTGAGGCTCCCGCTCGGAAAAAGCTAATCGAGGTGGCGCTGCCGCTGGAGGACATAAACGAAGCGGCCAGGCGCGAAAAGTCCATTCGCCACGGGCACCCGTCTACCCTTCACCTCTGGTGGGCGCGGCGGCCGCTGGCGGCCGCCCGGGCGGTCATTTTTGCCCAGATGGTGGACGACCCTTCGAGCTGGCCCGAGCTGTTCGATACCGAAGAAAAGCAACACCAGGAGCGCGAGAGGTTGTTCGGCATAATCCGCGAGCTGGTCAAGTGGGAAAACACCACCAACGAAGAAGTGCTGGAAGACGCGCGAGCGGAAATTTGGCGCTCCTGGCAGCGCACTGCAAATGAGTGGCGCAAACACATCGAGGCCAAGAAGAGCGAGATAAGCGAAGAAGAGTACCAGCGGCTGTGGGAGCTGTTCGACCCCAGCAAGCTGCCCGCCTTTCACGACCCCTTCGCCGGCGGCGGTGCTTTGCCGCTAGAGGCTCAGCGGCTGGGGCTGGAGGCCTACGCCTCCGACCTGAACCCGGTGGCGGTGCTCATTAACAAAGCGATGATCGAGATACCGCCCAAGTTTGCCGGGCGGCCGCCGGTAAACCCAAAAGCGCGCGAAGACGCGGGCCTTTTTGGCAAAGACTGGAGCGGCGCCAAGGGGCTGGCCGAAGACGTGCGCTACTACGGCCAGTGGATGCGCGACGAAGCGGAAAAGCGCATTGGCTACCTCTACCCCAAGGTGAAGATAACCCCCGAGATGGTGGCCAAGCGGCCAGACCTGAAACCCTACGAAAACCAGGAGCTAACGGTAATTGCCTGGCTGTGGGCGCGAACCGTTAAGAGCCCTAACCCGGCCTTTGCCCACGTGGAAGTGCCGCTGGTATCGAGCTTTGTGCTTTCCAGCAAGAAGGGCAAAGAAGCCTGGGTGGAGCCGGTAATCGAGGGTGACAGCTACCGCTTTGAGGTGCGGGTGGGGGAACCGCCGGAAGAGGCGAAGAAGGGGACGAAGCTTGGCAGGGGAGCGCACTTTAAATGTTTACTTTCGGGTAGTCCTATTGAGCCGGATTATATCAAATCAGAAGGGCGCGCCGGCCGTATGGGCGCAAGGCTGCTGGCCATTGTTGTTGAAGGTAACCGCGAACGGGTATATATTTCCCCATTGAACGAACATGAAGCAGTGGCCAAAGATGCCAAGCCGGGCTGGAAACCAGACGTTCCAATTCCACCCGACCCGAGAGCGCTTTGGACTCCTCCTTACGGCCTAACAACATTTGGTGACCTTTTTACCCCACGCCAGCTCGTTGCCCTCACCACTTTTTCCGACCTGGTGCAGGAGGCCCGGGCCAAGGCTATAGAAGACGCGCGCAAGGCGGGGCTGGCGGACGACAGCAAGGGCTTGAACGATGGTGGAACCGGGGCAACGGCGTATGGAGATGCTATTTCTATATTTTTAGCCTTTGCATTAGATAAATGCGCAAATTTATGCACTTCGCTTACATCCTGGATGAGCGATAGAGGGGCATTCAGAGAAACTTTTGCACGCCAAGCGATACCCATGGTTTGGGATTATGCGGAAGCGAATCCCTTTAGCAATTCGGGCGGCAATTTTATTTCGGCAATTACTAAAGGAAGCAAAGTGATAGCTTTTTTGCCAGCGACAGTACCAGGGATAGCACTACAAAAAGACGCGAGTATACAGAACTTAAGCTTTAATAAAACGATATCTACAGACCCACCTTACTTTGACAACATCGGCTATGCTGACCTTTCCGACTTCTTTTACGTTTGGCTAAGACGCAGCCTCAAGGGCATTTACCCAGGCTTATTCGCCACCGTGGCCACGCCCAAGGCCGAAGAGCTGGTGGCCACACCTTACCGCCACGGGGGTAAGGATGCGGCCGAAAAGTTCTTTTTGGAAGGCATGAAAAAGGCCCTGCACAACCTGGCGGAGCAGGCTCACCCGGCGTTTCCCATTACCATTTACTACGCTTTCAAACAGTCGAAAACACAGGGCGGCGATACCAGCAGCACGGGGTGGGAAACGTTCTTGGAGGCGGTCATGCAGGCGGGGCTGTCTATTGACGGCACCTGGCCTTTGAATACGGAAGGTGCGGGGAGAATTGTTGCAAGAGATACAAACGCTTTGGCGTCATCAATCGTTCTTGTTTGCCGCCGGCGGCCCGCGAACGCTGCGGCGGCTACCCGCCAGGAGTTCTTGCGAGCGCTGCGGAGTGAGCTACCCGCAGCGTTGCGCGCTTTGCAGGCAGGCAACATTGCCCCGGTGGACCTGGCCCAGGCTTCGATTGGGCCGGGAATGGCGGTGTATACCCGCTACCGCGAGGTGCTAGCCGCCGACGGCAGCCGGGTGAGCGTGCGCGACGCGCTGGCGCTCATCAACCAGGTGCTCGACGAGGTACTGGCCGAGCAGGAGGGCGAGTACGACGCCGCCACCCGCTGGGCGGTGGCCTGGTTCGAGCAAAGCGGTTTTGGCGAGGGTGAGTTTGGCACCGCCGAAACGCTTTCCAAGGCCAAGAACATAGACCTCGACCAGCTGGTGCAGGCGGGCCTGCTAAAAGCCGAGCGGGGTAAGGTGCGGCTCTTGCGGCCAGACGAGCTGCCAGAAGAAGTTTCGGCGGAGCCGACCGCCTGGGAGATGCTGCACCGGCTGATTTACCGGCTAAGCACCGCTGGCGAGAAAGGGGCCGGGGAGCTGCTGGCCCAGCTGGGAGGCCGCGCCGAGGCCTCGCGCGAGCTGGCCTACCGCCTCTACCAGATCGCCGAGCGCAAGGGCTGGGCCCAGGACGCGCTGGGTTACAACGCCCTGGTGCAGAGCTGGCCCGAGGTGGTAAAAGCGGCGCAAACGCAAAAGGCGCAGGCCGCGGCTCCGAAACAAGAAGGCCTATATAAAGACGGTGCAACTCAAAACGATGAATAA
- a CDS encoding helicase-related protein yields the protein MALAPDELVPGSRIEGLVATGPVTVHEVNHLDGVIEITFRDASGSIHQRLLYPNDLEQLRLLSEVRWPMSASADDFRLAAEARRLRLAHLFDPMMAVHTSLVEPLPHQIEAVYGHLLQRRPLRFLLADDPGAGKTIMTGLYMRELLLRGDLERALVVAPGALVEQWQDELDSKFHLPFEIFSRERVELSRSGNPFLEGPYWIARLDQVARNEDYQEKLTAVDWDLIVVDEAHKLSATFFGRELKKTQRYRLGEKLSQHTRNFLLLTATPHRGKPEDFRLFMALLDPDRFEGRPRPGAPETDAEDLMLRRVKEDLVRFDGTPLFPERKAYTVEYSLSDTERQLYEAVTTYVREEMNRAEKLDKRRGNTVGFALAMLQRRLASSPQAIHRSLQRRLKRRRDLLERLERGEPIPQPVALDEEDLVERYEYAFPDEEEGPEFEELATSARTKRELELEIASLERLEKLARRVLQAGQDRKWQELARLMGTEEIKGRKLVIFTEHRDTLDYLRNRLHTFLGNEDALVTIHGGMRREERHHAQAEFTNNKDVLVLLATDAAGEGINLQQAHLLINYDIPWNPNRLEQRFGRIHRIGQTEVCHMWNLVARGTREGDVFALLLKKLEAAADALGGRVFDVLGKAFSETPLHELLIQAIRYGENPEVRKRLERAIEGVVDVTRLQQLVARDALATEVLSQSQLARLKEEMQRAEAARLQPHYVASFFHKAFEHLGGTMQPREAGRYEITFVPPLLRPSRAQGRQQVLKKYVRITFDKRRVVVPGRPVAEFVAPGHPLFDATVTAIEEKLGAALQKGAVLVDPEGEDPRVLGAFEHDVRDGRDEVISQRLLYVEAEPSGSPRKAGPAPYLDYREPTPEERKLALNALDQATVERLLAEAERFVLTTEAKAHVDEVRKRREEHLNKTLSTVKERLLSEIYYWDGEAQRLGELAKKGKKNAAVNAEKARRRAEELRVRLRRREQEIEEARKIFAGRPHLSLAAWVVPPMANEGGGTALEREVIDRLAVQAVLAQERALGNEPREMPHGNPGYDIESRTPSGELRFIEVKGKGSGKDTVTLSRTQLLTALNKPQNWWLVVVETDGKRALRLHYLRNPVTREPEFAVTSLNFDLRQLMQKVVATYEL from the coding sequence ATGGCGTTGGCGCCCGACGAGTTGGTGCCCGGTTCCCGGATCGAGGGCCTCGTAGCCACTGGACCCGTAACGGTCCACGAGGTCAACCATCTCGACGGCGTAATCGAGATTACTTTTCGGGATGCTTCCGGCAGCATCCACCAGCGCCTGCTATACCCCAACGATCTAGAACAACTTCGTCTGCTGAGTGAGGTTCGTTGGCCCATGTCGGCCAGCGCGGACGATTTTCGCCTAGCCGCCGAGGCCCGCCGCCTGCGCCTGGCCCACCTCTTCGACCCCATGATGGCGGTGCACACTTCGCTGGTCGAGCCGCTTCCCCACCAAATCGAGGCCGTATACGGACACCTCTTACAGCGCCGTCCCCTGCGCTTCCTCCTTGCCGATGACCCCGGCGCCGGCAAGACCATCATGACCGGCCTCTACATGCGCGAGTTGTTGTTGCGGGGCGACTTAGAGAGAGCGCTGGTGGTAGCGCCCGGGGCACTGGTGGAACAGTGGCAGGACGAGCTCGACAGCAAGTTTCACCTCCCCTTCGAAATCTTCAGCCGTGAGCGCGTGGAACTGTCCCGCAGTGGAAACCCGTTCCTGGAGGGGCCGTACTGGATAGCGCGCCTCGACCAGGTTGCCCGCAACGAGGACTACCAGGAAAAACTGACCGCCGTAGACTGGGACCTCATCGTCGTCGACGAGGCGCATAAACTTTCGGCAACGTTCTTCGGGCGCGAGCTGAAGAAGACCCAAAGGTACCGCCTGGGCGAAAAACTCTCGCAACATACGCGCAACTTTCTGCTGCTTACGGCCACGCCGCATCGGGGCAAACCGGAAGACTTCCGCTTGTTCATGGCGCTGCTCGACCCCGACCGCTTCGAGGGCCGTCCCAGGCCCGGAGCCCCCGAGACCGACGCCGAAGACCTGATGCTCCGGCGGGTCAAGGAAGACCTGGTCCGTTTCGACGGGACCCCCCTCTTCCCAGAGCGCAAAGCATACACCGTGGAGTACTCGCTTTCGGATACCGAACGGCAGCTGTACGAGGCGGTCACTACGTACGTGCGCGAAGAAATGAACCGCGCCGAAAAGCTCGACAAACGCCGCGGCAACACCGTGGGCTTCGCTCTGGCCATGCTGCAGCGCCGGCTGGCGAGCAGCCCTCAGGCCATTCACCGCTCACTGCAGCGCAGGCTCAAACGCCGCCGCGACCTGCTGGAACGGCTGGAGCGCGGCGAACCCATCCCCCAACCGGTTGCCCTGGACGAAGAAGATCTGGTCGAGCGCTACGAGTACGCCTTCCCGGACGAAGAGGAGGGGCCCGAGTTCGAAGAACTGGCCACCTCAGCTAGAACAAAAAGGGAATTGGAGCTCGAAATTGCCAGCCTGGAGCGGTTGGAGAAGCTGGCCCGGCGGGTGCTTCAAGCCGGTCAGGACCGCAAGTGGCAGGAGCTGGCAAGGCTCATGGGCACCGAAGAAATCAAGGGGCGCAAGCTCGTAATCTTCACCGAACATCGCGACACCCTCGATTACTTGCGCAACCGGCTGCACACCTTCCTGGGAAATGAAGATGCGTTGGTAACCATCCACGGCGGCATGCGCCGTGAAGAGCGCCACCACGCCCAGGCCGAGTTCACCAACAACAAAGATGTGCTCGTTCTCCTGGCCACAGACGCCGCCGGCGAGGGCATCAACTTACAGCAGGCCCACCTGCTCATCAACTACGACATCCCCTGGAACCCCAACCGGCTGGAGCAGCGTTTCGGTCGGATTCATCGCATTGGGCAGACCGAGGTTTGCCACATGTGGAACCTCGTCGCTCGCGGCACCCGCGAGGGAGACGTTTTTGCCTTGTTGCTCAAGAAGCTGGAAGCAGCAGCCGATGCACTTGGTGGCCGCGTTTTTGATGTACTGGGCAAGGCCTTTAGCGAAACTCCGCTCCACGAACTGCTCATCCAGGCCATCCGCTACGGCGAGAACCCCGAGGTTCGCAAGCGTCTGGAACGGGCCATCGAGGGGGTGGTCGACGTAACGCGCCTGCAGCAGCTGGTAGCACGCGATGCGCTGGCAACCGAGGTCTTGTCGCAAAGCCAACTGGCGCGGCTCAAAGAAGAAATGCAACGCGCAGAGGCCGCACGCCTCCAGCCGCACTACGTCGCCAGCTTTTTCCACAAGGCGTTCGAGCACCTTGGCGGCACCATGCAGCCGCGCGAGGCGGGGCGCTACGAGATAACCTTCGTGCCCCCGCTACTGCGACCATCCCGGGCACAAGGTCGACAGCAGGTGCTCAAGAAGTACGTGCGCATCACGTTCGACAAACGGCGTGTGGTCGTACCCGGCCGCCCGGTGGCCGAGTTCGTGGCCCCGGGGCACCCCCTTTTCGACGCCACCGTCACGGCCATCGAAGAAAAGTTGGGGGCAGCGCTGCAAAAAGGCGCCGTTCTGGTAGACCCCGAAGGAGAAGACCCCAGGGTGCTGGGGGCCTTCGAGCACGACGTCCGAGACGGTCGCGACGAGGTCATATCCCAACGCCTGCTTTATGTGGAGGCAGAACCCAGTGGATCGCCGCGCAAAGCAGGGCCGGCGCCCTACCTCGACTACCGTGAGCCAACCCCGGAGGAACGGAAACTTGCGCTAAACGCCCTTGACCAAGCCACGGTCGAGCGCCTGTTGGCCGAGGCCGAGCGTTTCGTGCTGACCACCGAGGCCAAAGCACACGTGGACGAAGTTCGCAAGCGCCGAGAGGAGCATCTGAATAAAACCCTCAGCACCGTAAAAGAGCGCCTGCTCAGCGAAATTTACTACTGGGACGGCGAGGCGCAAAGGCTGGGGGAGCTCGCCAAAAAGGGCAAGAAAAATGCGGCCGTCAATGCCGAGAAAGCGCGTAGGCGCGCCGAAGAGCTAAGGGTGCGCCTGAGGCGGCGGGAGCAAGAAATTGAGGAGGCGCGCAAAATTTTTGCCGGCCGCCCCCACCTCTCGCTAGCCGCCTGGGTCGTGCCGCCGATGGCGAACGAAGGAGGGGGCACCGCCCTAGAGCGCGAGGTCATCGACCGGCTCGCTGTTCAAGCAGTACTGGCCCAAGAACGCGCCCTCGGCAACGAACCCCGCGAAATGCCTCACGGCAATCCGGGGTACGACATAGAATCGCGCACTCCCAGCGGCGAACTCAGGTTCATCGAGGTCAAGGGCAAAGGGTCAGGAAAAGACACGGTCACCCTTTCCCGTACCCAGCTACTAACGGCCCTCAACAAACCCCAAAACTGGTGGCTGGTGGTGGTGGAAACCGACGGCAAGCGGGCCTTGCGCCTGCACTATCTACGCAACCCGGTCACGCGAGAGCCCGAGTTTGCCGTAACGAGCTTGAACTTTGACTTAAGGCAGTTAATGCAAAAGGTGGTGGCTACATATGAGCTGTGA
- a CDS encoding type II toxin-antitoxin system HicB family antitoxin, producing MAHERKPLDYYLSLRYPITLAPEEEGGYTAIVPDLPGCVTVGETAEEAMAMAEDAKRLWIEDAYERGEAIPVPSTEREYSGRILLRMPKSLHRRLAEDAEREGVSLNQYVVALLQERSALRQVLAALDDGIVKPVRRPKQTA from the coding sequence ATGGCACACGAAAGAAAACCCCTCGACTATTACCTCTCTTTGCGTTATCCAATTACGTTGGCCCCTGAAGAAGAAGGTGGCTATACCGCCATCGTGCCCGACCTGCCTGGTTGCGTTACCGTGGGCGAAACCGCGGAAGAGGCCATGGCCATGGCCGAAGACGCCAAGCGCCTTTGGATCGAAGACGCCTACGAGCGGGGCGAGGCCATTCCCGTTCCCAGCACAGAACGCGAATACAGCGGCCGCATTCTCTTACGTATGCCCAAATCGCTCCATCGGCGACTGGCCGAAGACGCCGAACGCGAAGGGGTTAGCTTGAATCAGTACGTGGTGGCTCTTTTGCAAGAGCGATCGGCGTTGAGACAAGTGCTTGCGGCGCTCGACGACGGCATAGTCAAGCCGGTGCGGAGACCAAAGCAGACGGCGTAG
- a CDS encoding NYN domain-containing protein, which translates to MSRLIVYVDGFNFYYGAVKQTPYKWLNFNKLFKILFPKDDLVLVRYFTARVKNNPLNPGQRERQGTYLRALRTLPDFEIHEGFFLSHPVNMPVAPPGTGFARVLKFEEKGSDVNLATYLMLDAIEDRFDTAVVVSHDSDLALPIQIVNERLGKPVGVVGYDPRFQRKYGKRPRTSKSLRKVAAFYKTLRESAFKRAQFPDVVQSQDGPLHKPSGW; encoded by the coding sequence GTGTCCAGGTTAATCGTTTACGTAGACGGGTTCAATTTTTACTATGGCGCAGTTAAACAAACGCCGTATAAGTGGCTAAATTTCAATAAACTCTTCAAGATTTTGTTTCCCAAAGATGACCTGGTATTGGTTCGGTATTTTACTGCTAGAGTCAAAAACAACCCGCTCAACCCGGGCCAGAGGGAGCGTCAGGGGACGTATCTAAGAGCATTGAGGACGCTGCCTGATTTTGAAATCCACGAAGGATTCTTTCTTTCGCACCCCGTAAATATGCCTGTGGCGCCTCCCGGAACCGGCTTCGCGCGGGTGCTCAAGTTCGAAGAAAAGGGGTCCGATGTCAACCTGGCCACCTATTTGATGCTCGATGCCATTGAAGATCGCTTCGACACAGCCGTTGTGGTGAGTCACGATAGCGACCTGGCGTTGCCGATACAAATCGTGAATGAGCGCTTAGGTAAACCCGTTGGCGTGGTGGGCTATGATCCCCGATTTCAAAGGAAGTATGGGAAGAGGCCAAGAACGAGCAAGAGTTTGCGCAAAGTCGCCGCCTTTTATAAAACTTTGAGGGAGTCGGCGTTCAAACGGGCCCAGTTCCCGGATGTCGTTCAATCTCAGGACGGTCCACTACATAAACCAAGTGGATGGTAA
- a CDS encoding type II toxin-antitoxin system HicA family toxin — MSRKEKLLAKMRRLPPEAKFEDVETLLAMFGFTESRSNGSHHVFWHELCGRLVVPKRGGQKVKRTYIRQILQQLENCGLIEPGE, encoded by the coding sequence GTGAGTAGAAAAGAAAAGCTTCTCGCTAAAATGCGCCGGCTGCCCCCCGAGGCCAAGTTCGAGGACGTAGAAACGCTGCTTGCGATGTTTGGTTTTACCGAATCCCGCTCCAATGGTAGCCACCACGTTTTTTGGCATGAACTATGCGGTCGTCTGGTTGTTCCCAAGCGTGGCGGACAAAAGGTTAAGCGAACGTACATCAGACAAATCTTGCAGCAGCTCGAAAACTGTGGACTGATCGAGCCAGGAGAATAA
- a CDS encoding DUF499 domain-containing protein — protein MAITNHERVGRTLQALRDGLAPYVAREAEEALADQRISKQTLDKFLSDPNLRERPIAEWDASALLRFMWDAWNSVFRDSLGHTDRSLVSELREWRNRWAHQKAFSSDDVLRVMDSAERLLKSVGGTEQAAQIERERKELLRLIFDEQLRSEQRKAKTKLPESAAASLTPWREVIEPHDDVASGHYQLAEFAADLWQVYKGEGGDEYRDPVEFFRRTYLTESLSQLLVRAAERAQGKGGDPVIQLQTNFGGGKTHSMLALYHMFSGKRPADLPGVEQLLAKAGINELPKMNRVVLVGNRMKPGSPSKKEDGTEVHTLWGELAWQLGMAAGGLEEARRAYELVRKDDENATNPGEALQELLQRYAPALILIDEWVAYARQLLEEQRLPGGDFETQFTFAQALTEAVKAVPRTLLVVSLPASDDADEVNDIEVGGRRGREALRRLQNVIGRIESPWRPATQEESFEIVRRRLFKPIRDNEAFKKRDLTARAFADMYREQASEFPPDTREADYEKRIRASYPIHPEVFDRLYNDWSSLARFQRTRGVLRLMAAVIHVLWENGDKSPLIMPASLPLDTDEVQRELVRHLPDNWTPIIDKDIDGPNSLPVELDNTLPNLGRYQATRRVARTIFLGSAPNVGAAQRGLEARRIKLGAVMPGEQPAAFGDALRHLASRATYLYQDGDRYWYDTQPTVGKLVEDRAEQLKRQPERVYEELERRLRKALGSKGEFAAVHALPRSAADVPDEMETRLVVLPPDKQYRSGNGESAAMKLAREILESRGSAPRHFRNALVFLAADENDYHDLDEAARRYLAWKSVLDDKEQLNLTPFQVRQAEAQLAEAEEALKARIPQTYRWLLVPEQAGPQSEIEIRPLNLRGQGELAPRAAKRLLKEEQLVLQLAPNVLRKHLDEVPLWKDGRHVELEQLAAYFASYPYLQRLQSPRVLLESVERGVALLTWYVDSFAYAEGYDAEKGRYVGLVAGQQPPKLRQPAGLVVHPDVAQEQLQREVATSKPGAAEPAAAGGTGSVTADKTASVADVAGERSEADEPKPRRFYVKRRVDPADLTKATQELAEELVVHLAKLPGGRVEITIEVAAEVADGIPAEVVRIVRENATALGMEPQFEEE, from the coding sequence ATGGCAATTACCAACCACGAGCGCGTAGGTAGAACCCTGCAAGCGCTGCGCGACGGCCTGGCCCCGTACGTGGCGCGCGAAGCCGAAGAAGCATTAGCCGATCAACGAATTAGCAAACAGACGCTGGATAAATTTCTCTCCGACCCTAACCTGCGTGAGCGGCCAATAGCCGAGTGGGATGCCTCGGCCCTGCTACGCTTCATGTGGGATGCCTGGAATAGTGTCTTTCGCGACTCGCTGGGCCACACCGACCGCAGCCTGGTTTCGGAGCTGCGCGAGTGGCGCAATAGGTGGGCACACCAAAAAGCATTTTCGAGTGATGACGTGTTACGCGTCATGGACTCGGCCGAGCGGCTGCTCAAGTCGGTGGGCGGCACCGAGCAGGCGGCGCAGATTGAGCGCGAGCGTAAGGAGCTTTTGCGCCTCATCTTTGACGAACAGTTACGGAGCGAGCAGCGCAAGGCCAAAACCAAACTGCCCGAAAGCGCCGCGGCCAGTCTGACGCCCTGGCGCGAGGTGATAGAGCCACACGACGACGTGGCCAGCGGCCACTACCAGCTGGCCGAGTTTGCCGCCGACTTGTGGCAGGTCTACAAGGGTGAGGGGGGCGACGAATACCGCGATCCGGTGGAGTTTTTCAGGCGCACCTACCTAACCGAAAGCCTGAGCCAGCTGCTGGTGCGGGCGGCGGAGCGGGCCCAGGGCAAGGGTGGCGACCCGGTAATTCAGCTGCAAACCAACTTTGGCGGCGGCAAGACCCACTCGATGCTGGCCCTCTACCACATGTTTTCGGGCAAGCGCCCGGCCGACCTGCCGGGGGTGGAGCAGCTGCTGGCCAAGGCTGGCATAAACGAACTGCCAAAGATGAACCGGGTGGTGCTGGTGGGCAACCGGATGAAGCCCGGCAGCCCCAGCAAGAAAGAAGACGGCACCGAGGTGCACACCCTCTGGGGCGAGCTGGCCTGGCAGCTGGGGATGGCCGCGGGCGGCCTGGAAGAGGCCCGGCGGGCCTACGAGCTGGTTCGCAAAGACGACGAAAACGCCACCAATCCGGGCGAGGCGTTGCAGGAGCTACTGCAGCGCTACGCGCCGGCGCTGATTCTGATTGACGAGTGGGTGGCCTACGCCCGCCAGTTGTTGGAAGAACAACGGCTGCCCGGGGGCGATTTCGAAACCCAGTTTACTTTCGCTCAGGCGCTAACCGAGGCGGTCAAGGCGGTGCCGCGGACGCTGCTGGTGGTTTCGTTGCCGGCCTCGGACGACGCCGACGAGGTGAACGACATAGAGGTGGGCGGCCGTCGTGGCCGTGAGGCGTTGCGCCGCTTGCAGAACGTGATTGGCCGTATTGAGTCACCCTGGCGGCCGGCGACCCAGGAAGAAAGCTTTGAGATTGTGCGGCGGCGGCTCTTCAAGCCCATCCGCGACAACGAGGCGTTCAAGAAGCGCGACTTGACGGCGCGCGCCTTTGCCGACATGTACCGCGAGCAGGCCTCGGAGTTTCCGCCCGACACCCGCGAGGCCGACTACGAAAAGCGGATCAGGGCCTCGTACCCCATTCATCCCGAGGTCTTCGACCGGCTCTACAACGACTGGTCGAGCCTGGCCCGCTTCCAGCGAACCCGCGGCGTGCTGCGGCTGATGGCGGCGGTCATTCACGTGCTCTGGGAAAACGGCGACAAGAGCCCGCTGATTATGCCCGCCTCGCTGCCGCTCGACACCGACGAGGTGCAGCGCGAGCTGGTGCGGCACCTGCCCGACAACTGGACCCCGATTATCGACAAAGACATAGACGGCCCCAATTCGCTGCCGGTGGAACTCGACAACACCCTGCCCAACCTGGGCCGTTACCAGGCGACGCGGCGGGTGGCGCGAACCATCTTTTTGGGCTCGGCGCCCAACGTGGGGGCAGCGCAACGGGGTCTGGAGGCGCGGCGCATAAAGCTAGGAGCGGTGATGCCCGGGGAGCAGCCGGCGGCCTTTGGCGACGCCCTGCGCCACCTGGCGAGCCGGGCAACCTATTTGTATCAGGATGGCGACCGCTACTGGTACGACACCCAGCCGACGGTGGGCAAGCTGGTGGAAGACCGGGCCGAGCAGCTAAAGCGCCAGCCCGAGCGGGTTTATGAAGAGCTGGAGCGCCGCCTGCGCAAGGCGCTGGGCAGCAAGGGGGAGTTTGCCGCCGTGCACGCACTGCCGCGCAGCGCGGCCGACGTGCCCGACGAGATGGAGACGCGGCTGGTGGTGCTGCCGCCAGATAAGCAGTACCGTAGCGGCAACGGCGAGAGCGCGGCCATGAAGCTGGCCCGGGAGATACTGGAAAGCCGGGGTTCGGCCCCGCGTCACTTCCGCAACGCGCTGGTCTTTTTGGCGGCCGACGAAAACGACTACCACGACCTCGACGAGGCGGCGCGCCGCTACCTGGCCTGGAAGAGCGTTCTGGACGACAAGGAGCAGCTAAACCTAACCCCCTTCCAGGTGCGTCAGGCCGAGGCGCAGCTGGCCGAGGCCGAGGAGGCGCTGAAGGCGCGGATACCGCAAACCTACCGCTGGCTTTTGGTTCCTGAGCAGGCCGGGCCGCAAAGCGAAATTGAGATTCGGCCGCTCAACCTGCGCGGCCAGGGTGAGCTGGCGCCGCGGGCCGCCAAGCGGCTGCTCAAGGAAGAACAGCTGGTGCTGCAGCTGGCGCCCAACGTGTTGCGCAAACACCTGGACGAGGTGCCCCTTTGGAAAGACGGCCGCCACGTAGAGCTGGAACAGCTGGCGGCTTACTTTGCCAGCTACCCCTATTTGCAACGGCTGCAGAGCCCGCGGGTGCTGCTGGAGAGCGTGGAGCGAGGTGTGGCTCTGCTGACCTGGTACGTGGACAGCTTTGCCTACGCCGAGGGCTACGACGCGGAAAAGGGGCGTTACGTGGGCCTGGTAGCCGGGCAGCAACCGCCCAAGCTGCGGCAGCCGGCCGGGCTGGTGGTGCACCCCGATGTGGCCCAGGAGCAGTTGCAGCGGGAGGTTGCCACCAGCAAGCCCGGGGCGGCCGAGCCAGCCGCTGCCGGCGGCACAGGGTCGGTGACCGCCGACAAAACGGCCAGCGTGGCCGACGTGGCGGGTGAAAGAAGCGAGGCCGACGAGCCCAAGCCGCGGCGCTTTTACGTGAAACGGCGGGTGGACCCGGCCGACCTGACCAAGGCCACCCAGGAGCTGGCCGAAGAGCTGGTGGTGCACCTGGCCAAGCTGCCGGGCGGCCGGGTAGAAATTACCATTGAAGTAGCAGCTGAAGTGGCCGACGGCATACCGGCCGAGGTGGTGCGGATCGTGCGGGAGAACGCCACGGCGCTAGGAATGGAGCCGCAGTTTGAGGAGGAGTGA